Proteins found in one Coffea eugenioides isolate CCC68of chromosome 5, Ceug_1.0, whole genome shotgun sequence genomic segment:
- the LOC113769924 gene encoding rab3 GTPase-activating protein non-catalytic subunit, translating into MSRRYHTTELGSIACEDLSDVGAGKEGWLVSDPNLLTALDTHSLALANRSIVLVLHWSDDDADPSSYRLKIVPDLSPIAAEYISAIEWLVFDDVRVLAIGTSSGFLLIYSLQGDLIHKQLVNNAKIIKLRVRGTNKDLLEDTSSEEVCVVMRATVARFDGSDIQSMLHRWFRERQLNFWDESYMRRDQEYSGASFGRLPYQLWNVSKYGLCADAAITGIMPPPLMEPQSSQRYYCAVTVGDDAVISAYRLSEDRSRSIVGAILSKVVPATFSTISSISKMIWRSDTTTKKQEEKPQPLARASPLTCLKDYPRKGEKLTLSPSGTLAAITDSLGRILLLDTQALVVVRLWKGYRDASCLFVEMLVKKNSATVGSAGYQYEKSDYCLCLAIHAPRKGIVEVWQMRTGPRLLTIPCAKGSKILQPTYRFVSSISSSSYVPLEVFFLNGDSGQLSVLNRSLN; encoded by the exons ATGTCGCGACGCTACCACACGACGGAGCTGGGCAGCATAGCCTGCGAAGACTTATCGGATGTTGGGGCAGGTAAAGAAGGCTGGCTGGTGAGCGATCCCAATCTTTTAACTGCTCTTGACACCCATTCTTTAGCCCTTGCCAACCGCTCAATTGTCCTTGTTCTCCACTGGTCCGACGACGACGCCGATCCCTCTTCTTACCGCCTCAAAATTGTCCCTGATCTCTCCCCGATCGCGGCCGAGTACATCTCCGCTATTGAGTGGCTGGTGTTTGATGACGTTAGGGTGCTTGCTATTGGAACTTCTTCAGGTTTTCTTTTAATCTATTCTCTCCAAGGCGATCTCATTCACAAACAG CTTGTAAACAATGCCAAGATTATCAAGTTAAGAGTTCGTGGAACTAACAAGGACCTGTTGGAAGATACATCTTCCGAGGAGGTTTGTGTTGTTATGCGAGCAACAGTTGCTCGATTTGATGGATCTGACATTCAG AGTATGCTGCATCGGTGGTTTCGAGAAAGACAGTTGAATTTCTGGGATGAGAGTTACATGAGGAGAGATCAAGAATATTCTGGAGCTTCATTTGGAAGGCTTCCTTATCAGCTATGGAATGTTAGCAAGTATGGATTGTGTGCTGATGCTGCTATCACTGGCATCATGCCCCCTCCTCTAATGGAACCTCAG TCAAGTCAACGTTATTATTGTGCAGTCACAGTTGGAGATGATGCGGTGATTTCAGCATACAG ACTTTCGGAGGACAGAAGCAGATCAATAGTTGGAGCTATTCTGTCAAAAGTTGTGCCTGCAACATTTTCAACTATATCTTCTATCTCAAAAATGATTTGGCGAAGTGATACAACAACAAAGAAACAAGAGGAAAAACCCCAACCGCTTGCTCGAG CTTCTCCTCTTACTTGTTTGAAGGATTACCCAAGGAAGGGAGAAAAACTGACATTATCACCTAGTGGTACTCTGGCTGCAATAACTGATTCACTTGGTCGTATATTGCTTTTGGACACGCAGGCACTTGTTGTTGTGCGACTATGGAAG GGATATCGTGATGCGAGCTGCTTGTTTGTTGAGATGCTTGTCAAGAAGAATTCCGCAACTGTAGGATCTGCTGGGTATCAATATGAGAAGAGTGATTATTGCCTTTGTTTAGCCATCCATGCACCACGTAAAGGGATAGTCGAG GTTTGGCAGATGAGAACTGGACCTCGTCTTTTAACCATTCCATGCGCCAAAGGTAGCAAGATTTTGCAACCTACCTATAGATTtgtttcatcaatttcatcatcATCTTACGTGCCATTGGAAGTTTTCTTTTTGAACGGAGACTCTGGTCAATTATCTGTATTGAACCGATCCCTTAACTGA
- the LOC113770463 gene encoding peptide-N4-(N-acetyl-beta-glucosaminyl)asparagine amidase A codes for MAFNFSFLFHLIVSLFFLLNHPIFSFANNLHKTKPLFNSQLFSEDNGNAPTPAPTTYFEVTKPIQLPKTKPCSYLILQHDFGFTYGKPPVFANYTPPSNCPSQKFSKIVFEWKASSKGRQFDRIFGVWLGGVEILRSCTAEPRATGIVWTVEKDITRYYSLLMTNQTLAVYLGNLVDKTYTGIYHVNISVHFYPAEENYGFSGLNIDDSANSGADLILPISRNLPLNDGLWFEIQNSTDVESKEFRIPPNVYRAVLEVYVSFHENDEFWYGNFPNEYIAANNLTGYAGNGPFREVLVSLDDVLAGSIWPFTVVYTGGIDPLLWRPITGIGSFDLPTYDIEITPFLGKILDGKTHKLGFSVANALNVWYIDANLHLWLDKKSAKTEGELLSHDSPPLTFSFAANFTGLDGSFFINASRTITSEGWVKSSSYGTIITKATQDLKYRNFMVLGNEANRQIVNQTIEFNDMVSARTLSSVKSIKSLKHFPFYLYTDVTDRANGTYVSVSNVALGFDEKKIKKSDQGLSVSCLKNIQKGNSSMLVKGNLVISGLGTTNQAYSYKDNEFCYLRNVGSSNYTILYDKVSNICSKRQKHHLFNRFLPS; via the coding sequence ATggcttttaatttctctttcCTCTTTCACCTTATcgtctctcttttcttccttctcaacCACCCTATCTTCTCCTTTGCAAACAATCTCCACAAAACAAAGCCTCTTTTCAATTCACAACTCTTCTCTGAAGACAATGGGAATGCTCCAACCCCTGCTCCAACAACCTATTTTGAAGTCACAAAGCCTATACAACTGCCCAAGACTAAGCCTTGCTCCTATTTGATTCTTCAACATGATTTTGGCTTCACCTATGGCAAGCCACCAGTTTTTGCAAATTACACTCCACCCTCCAACTGCCCTTCtcagaaattttcaaaaattgttTTTGAATGGAAGGCCTCCAGCAAAGGGAGGCAATTCGATAGAATTTTTGGAGTTTGGCTTGGTGGTGTGGAGATTTTGAGGAGTTGTACTGCTGAACCAAGAGCTACTGGGATTGTTTGGACTGTTGAGAAGGACATCACTAGGTATTATTCTTTGCTTATGACTAATCAGACCCTTGCTGTTTATCTGGGCAATCTTGTTGACAAGACTTATACTGGTATTTACCATGTGAATATTAGTGTGCATTTTTATCCCGCTGAGGAAAATTATGGTTTTAGTGGGCTGAATATAGATGATTCTGCTAATTCTGGGGCTGATCTGATATTGCCCATATCAAGAAATTTGCCATTGAATGATGGGTTATGGTTTGAAATTCAGAATTCTACCGATGTGGAGTCTAAGGAGTTTCGTATTCCACCAAATGTGTACAGGGCTGTCTTGGAAGTTTATGTTTCAtttcatgaaaatgatgaattttggtACGGAAATTTTCCAAATGAGTACATTGCTGCCAATAACCTTACAGGTTACGCAGGAAATGGTCCTTTTAGAGAGGTTCTTGTGAGTTTAGATGATGTTTTGGCTGGTTCTATCTGGCCATTTACAGTGGTTTATACTGGGGGTATTGATCCCCTGTTGTGGAGACCTATTACCGGAATTGGATCGTTTGATCTGCCTACCTATGACATTGAGATTACTCCTTTTTTGGGCAAGATATTGGATGGAAAGACTCATAAACTTGGCTTTAGTGTTGCGAATGCTTTGAATGTCTGGTACATAGATGCAAATTTGCATCTTTGGTTGGACAAAAAGAGTGCGAAGACAGAAGGCGAGCTGTTAAGTCACGATAGCCCGCCCCTAACCTTTTCCTTCGCAGCGAATTTCACAGGTTTGGATGGATCATTCTTCATAAATGCCAGTAGGACTATAACATCAGAAGGATGGGTGAAGTCATCATCATACGGTACTATCATCACCAAGGCAACTCAAGACTTGAAATACAGGAACTTTATGGTTCTGGGAAACGAGGCTAATAGGCAGATTGTAAATCAGACAATTGAGTTCAATGACATGGTTTCTGCTAGGACTCTGTCTTCAGTAAAGTCGATCAAATCCCTGAaacattttcctttttacttgTATACAGATGTTACGGATCGAGCAAATGGAACATATGTTTCTGTGTCAAATGTAGCTCTGGGTTTTGACGAGAAGAAGATTAAGAAATCTGACCAGGGATTGTCCGTCAGCTGTCTCAAAAACATACAGAAGGGAAACAGTAGCATGCTTGTAAAGGGGAATTTGGTAATTAGCGGATTGGGTACTACAAACCAAGCCTACAGCTACAAGGATAATGAATTCTGCTATCTCAGGAATGTAGGCAGCTCAAATTACACCATTCTTTACGACAAAGTTAGCAACATTTGCAGTAAAAGACAAAAGCATCATTTGTTTAATCGGTTCTTGCCTTCGTAG
- the LOC113770250 gene encoding uroporphyrinogen decarboxylase 1, chloroplastic isoform X1: protein MGFSTSTSFYCSRYCNLGLAWKSSSLFVQLGFIPNGSIKPTKISPCKFPRACLSSPSSDPLLVKAARGDPVNRPPAWMMRQAGRYMAAYRKLAEKHPSFRERSETTDLIVEISLQPWEAFHPDGVIIFSDILTPLPAFGVPFDIEEVRGPVIHSPLHHEEDLKALHPIDLDKLQFVGESLKILRREVGEQAAVLGFVGAPWTIATYIVEGGTTRTYTKIKSMCHTAPHVLRALLSHLTVAIAEYIVFQVQSGAHCVQIFDSWGGQLPPHMWDSWSKPYIDKIVSTVRTKCPQTPLVLYINGNGGILERMKLTGVDVIGLDWTVDMEDGRKRLGNDIGIQGNVDPAVLFSPLSAVADEIKRYVMVVKSAGPRHHILNLGHGVLVGTPEEAVAHFFNVARSLKIDEKTVEHENNAPKTVVGR, encoded by the exons ATGGGATTCTCTACATCAACAAG TTTCTATTGTAGTCGCTATTGCAATCTGGGTCTTGCCTGGAAATCTTCTAGCTTGTTTGTTCAGTTGGGTTTCATTCCAAATGGTTCAATCAAACCCACAAAAATTTCTCCCTGTAAATTCCCTCGGGCATGCCTTTCTTCCCCTTCTTCGG ATCCTCTTTTGGTAAAGGCTGCAAGAGGAGACCCTGTAAATCGTCCTCCTGCCTGGATGATGCGGCAAGCTGGAAGGTATATGGCTGCTTACAGGAAGCTTGCTGAGAAACACCCATCTTTCAGAGAGAGGTCAGAGACAACTGATCTCATTGTGGAAATTTCTTTGCAGCCTTGGGAAGCTTTCCATCCAGATGGAGTTATTATTTTCTCTGACATACTTACCCCGCTACCTGCTTTTGGTGTCCCATTTGACATAGAAGAGGTGCGCGGTCCAGTTATTCACTCTCCTCTTCATCATGAGGAGGATTTAAAAGCACTACATCCAATTGACTTGGACAAACTACAGTTTGTCGGGGAGTCCTTAAAAATTTTGCGCAGAGAG GTCGGGGAGCAAGCTGCAGTTTTAGGTTTTGTGGGAGCTCCTTGGACAATTGCTACATATATTGTGGAGGGGGGCACAACTCGCACTTATACAAAGATAAAGAGCATGTGCCATACAGCACCACATGTATTGAGGGCTCTTCTCTCTCATTTGACTGTAGCAATAGCTGAATACATTGTTTTCCAGGTTCAGTCTGGAGCTCATTGTGTTCAGATATTTGATTCCTGGGGTGGACAATTGCCACCTCATATGTGGGATAGTTGGTCAAAACCTTATATTGACAAG ATAGTAAGCACAGTGAGAACAAAATGCCCTCAAACACCGCTAGTGCTCTACATTAACGGGAATGGTGGAATTCTTGAACGAATGAAACTAACTGGCGTTGATGTTATTGGGCTTGACTGGACTGTTGATATGGAAGATGGAAGGAAACGGCTAGGAAATGATATTGGTATACAGGGAAATGTAGATCCTGCAGTATTGTTTAGTCCTCTTTCTGCTGTGGCTGATGAAATTAAAAGGTACGTAAT GGTTGTTAAGTCTGCAGGGCCTAGGCATCACATTCTTAATTTGGGCCATGGTGTTCTTGTTGGGACACCTGAGGAAGCTGTTGCCCACTTTTTCAATGTTGCAAGGAGCTTAAAGATCGATGAGAAAACTGTGGAGCATGAAAATAACGCACCTAAAACTGTAGTAGGAAGATAG
- the LOC113770250 gene encoding uroporphyrinogen decarboxylase 1, chloroplastic isoform X2: MGFSTSTSFYCSRYCNLGLAWKSSSLFVQLGFIPNGSIKPTKISPCKFPRACLSSPSSDPLLVKAARGDPVNRPPAWMMRQAGRYMAAYRKLAEKHPSFRERSETTDLIVEISLQPWEAFHPDGVIIFSDILTPLPAFGVPFDIEEVRGPVIHSPLHHEEDLKALHPIDLDKLQFVGESLKILRREVGEQAAVLGFVGAPWTIATYIVEGGTTRTYTKIKSMCHTAPHVLRALLSHLTVAIAEYIVFQVQSGAHCVQIFDSWGGQLPPHMWDSWSKPYIDKIVSTVRTKCPQTPLVLYINGNGGILERMKLTGVDVIGLDWTVDMEDGRKRLGNDIGIQGNVDPAVLFSPLSAVADEIKRVVKSAGPRHHILNLGHGVLVGTPEEAVAHFFNVARSLKIDEKTVEHENNAPKTVVGR; the protein is encoded by the exons ATGGGATTCTCTACATCAACAAG TTTCTATTGTAGTCGCTATTGCAATCTGGGTCTTGCCTGGAAATCTTCTAGCTTGTTTGTTCAGTTGGGTTTCATTCCAAATGGTTCAATCAAACCCACAAAAATTTCTCCCTGTAAATTCCCTCGGGCATGCCTTTCTTCCCCTTCTTCGG ATCCTCTTTTGGTAAAGGCTGCAAGAGGAGACCCTGTAAATCGTCCTCCTGCCTGGATGATGCGGCAAGCTGGAAGGTATATGGCTGCTTACAGGAAGCTTGCTGAGAAACACCCATCTTTCAGAGAGAGGTCAGAGACAACTGATCTCATTGTGGAAATTTCTTTGCAGCCTTGGGAAGCTTTCCATCCAGATGGAGTTATTATTTTCTCTGACATACTTACCCCGCTACCTGCTTTTGGTGTCCCATTTGACATAGAAGAGGTGCGCGGTCCAGTTATTCACTCTCCTCTTCATCATGAGGAGGATTTAAAAGCACTACATCCAATTGACTTGGACAAACTACAGTTTGTCGGGGAGTCCTTAAAAATTTTGCGCAGAGAG GTCGGGGAGCAAGCTGCAGTTTTAGGTTTTGTGGGAGCTCCTTGGACAATTGCTACATATATTGTGGAGGGGGGCACAACTCGCACTTATACAAAGATAAAGAGCATGTGCCATACAGCACCACATGTATTGAGGGCTCTTCTCTCTCATTTGACTGTAGCAATAGCTGAATACATTGTTTTCCAGGTTCAGTCTGGAGCTCATTGTGTTCAGATATTTGATTCCTGGGGTGGACAATTGCCACCTCATATGTGGGATAGTTGGTCAAAACCTTATATTGACAAG ATAGTAAGCACAGTGAGAACAAAATGCCCTCAAACACCGCTAGTGCTCTACATTAACGGGAATGGTGGAATTCTTGAACGAATGAAACTAACTGGCGTTGATGTTATTGGGCTTGACTGGACTGTTGATATGGAAGATGGAAGGAAACGGCTAGGAAATGATATTGGTATACAGGGAAATGTAGATCCTGCAGTATTGTTTAGTCCTCTTTCTGCTGTGGCTGATGAAATTAAAAG GGTTGTTAAGTCTGCAGGGCCTAGGCATCACATTCTTAATTTGGGCCATGGTGTTCTTGTTGGGACACCTGAGGAAGCTGTTGCCCACTTTTTCAATGTTGCAAGGAGCTTAAAGATCGATGAGAAAACTGTGGAGCATGAAAATAACGCACCTAAAACTGTAGTAGGAAGATAG
- the LOC113772348 gene encoding protein LIGHT-DEPENDENT SHORT HYPOCOTYLS 10-like — protein MMSSSHGHQGIIELGEGSSSSSSRSSASAVQVPATHDHPDQQQQPAQGQLSRYESQKRRDWNTFGQYLRNQRPPVPLSQCSFNHVLDFLRYLDQFGKTKVHLQGCVFFGHPEPAGPCTCPLRQAWGSLDALIGRLRAAYEENGGLPDKNPFASGAIRVYLREVRDSQAKARGIPYKKKKKRKSIPMKPNNESSNFQMQSS, from the coding sequence ATGATGTCTAGTAGCCATGGTCACCAAGGAATTATAGAATTAGGAGAaggatcatcatcatcatcatcaagaTCATCAGCTTCAGCGGTACAAGTACCAGCAACTCATGATCATCCTGATCAACAGCAGCAACCAGCTCAAGGCCAATTGAGCAGGTACGAGTCTCAAAAACGTCGCGATTGGAACACTTTTGGGCAGTATTTGAGGAATCAGAGGCCTCCAGTTCCGTTGTCGCAGTGCAGCTTCAACCATGTGTTAGATTTTCTGAGATATCTCGACCAGTTTGGGAAGACTAAGGTGCACTTGCAAGGTTGCGTGTTTTTCGGCCATCCTGAGCCAGCAGGGCCGTGCACTTGTCCACTCAGGCAAGCTTGGGGAAGCCTTGATGCACTCATTGGACGCCTCAGAGCTGCCTACGAAGAAAATGGTGGTTTACCTGATAAAAACCCTTTTGCTAGTGGTGCCATTCGTGTTTATCTTCGCGAGGTAAGAGATTCCCAAGCTAAGGCTCGTGGTATCCcgtacaagaagaagaagaagaggaaaagtaTTCCCATGAAGCCAAACAATGAAAGCTCCAATTTTCAGATGCAGTCTTCTTGA